A single genomic interval of Armigeres subalbatus isolate Guangzhou_Male chromosome 1, GZ_Asu_2, whole genome shotgun sequence harbors:
- the LOC134208164 gene encoding palmitoyl-protein thioesterase 1 has protein sequence MNILGSVVLLISLILSGCRASESNTTGGLPIVLWHGMGDTCCFPFSLGGFKTFLEAELGVYVKSVEIGNSIVTDYKSGYLIHPNRQVEDVCRQLNNDPKLSSGFNAIGFSQGGQFLRATVQRCSGLKMNNLITLGGQHQGVFGLPYCPSLSSKTCEYFRQLLNYAAYARWVQDYLVQATYWHDPLNEYVYKESSSFLADINNERTVNESYITNLQSLNKFVMVKFTKDKMVQPIESQWFGYYKPGQDVEVQKLEESEIFLKNRLGLQEMHQSNKLVFLECEGNHLQFTKEWFKTNIFPFL, from the exons ATGAATATTCTCGGTTCTGTAGTGCTTTTGATAAGTTTGATCCTGTCAGGATGCCGAGCCAGCGAATCAAACACAACCGGAGGGTTGCCCATCGTTTTGTGGCACGGAATGG GCGACACTTGTTGTTTCCCCTTCAGTTTGGGAGGCTTCAAAACATTCTTGGAAGCAGAACTTGGAGTGTACGTCAAGTCGGTTGAGATCGGCAACTCGATCGTAACAGACTACAAAAGTGGTTATTTAATTCACCCAAACAGGCAG GTTGAAGATGTTTGTCGTCAGCTGAACAACGATCCAAAACTGTCGAGTGGCTTCAATGCGATCGGTTTCTCCCAGGGCGGACAATTCCT aCGTGCGACGGTCCAGCGCTGCTCCGGTCTTAAAATGAACAATCTGATCACCCTGGGTGGACAGCACCAGGGTGTATTTGGATTGCCGTATTGTCCATCGCTGAGTAGTAAAACGTGCGAGTATTTCCGACAGCTGCTCAACTATGCTGCCTATGCACGGTGGGTGCAGGACTATCTCGTGCAAGCCACCTATTGGCACGATCCGCTAAATGAGTACGTTTACAAGGAATCAAGCAGCTTCCTGGCAGATATCAACAACGAGCGAACGGTGAACGAAAGCTACATCACAAACTTGCAGAGCTTGAACAAATTTGTCATGGTGAAGTTTACCAAGGACAAAATGGTGCAACCAATCGAGTCACAGTGGTTCGGATATTACAAACCGGGGCAAGACGTGGAGGTTCAAAAGCTAGAagaatctgaaatatttttgaagaatCGTCTTGGTCTCCAAGAAATGCACCAAAGCAATAAGCTGGTGTTTTTGGAATGTGAGGGCAACCATTTGCAGTTCACTAAGGAATGGTTCAAAACCAATATATTTCCGTTTTTGTGA